In the Streptomyces sp. NBC_00193 genome, ATCATGTCGCTCGCGCACACCACCGCCGTGCAGCCGCGCGCGATGAGCGCCGCCGCGGCGGCCTGGCCGCCCTCCAGCGTGTAGAGGGAGTGCTGGATCAGTTCCTCGATCTCGTCCTCGCCGAGTCCGAGCCGTTCCTTCATGCCCAGCCGGAAGCCCTCGATCTTGCGGACCACCGGCACGAACCGCTTGGGGCCGACGGCCAGCCCGATCCGGGTGTGCCCGAGCGCGGTCAGGTGGGTCACCGCGAGCTGCATCGCGGCCCGGTCGTCGGGGGAGACGAAGGGGGCCTGCACCTTGTCGGAGAAACCGTTGATGAGGACGTACGGGACGCCCTGCCCGCGGAGTTGGTCGTAGCGGCCCATGTCGGCCGTGGTGTCCGCGTGCAGCCCGGAGACGAAGATGATCCCGGAGACCCCGCGTTCGACGAGCATCTCCACGAGCTCGTCCTCGGTGGACCCGCCGGGTGTCTGCGTGGCCAGCACCGGGGTGTAGCCCTGCCGGGTCAGCGCCTGGCCGATGACCTGGGCCAGCGCCGGGAAGATGGGGTTGTCGAGCTCGGGGGTTATCAGGCCGACGAGTCCCGCGCTGCGCTGGCGCAGCCGTACGGGGCGTTCGTAGCCGAGCACGTCGAGGGCGGCCAGCACGGATTCACGGGTGCCTGCGGCCACACCGGGCTTGCCGTTGAGCACGCGGCTGACTGTGGCTTCGCTGACCCCCGCCTGGGCTGCGATGTCGGCTAGCCGTGCGGTCACGGGATTGGACTGTACCGGTCGGACGTTCACAATGACCACCACGTGCACGAATCCGGGGGAAGCCGGACGGTGCGGCCGTCCGTCTCCACCGGGGCACTGGACAGGACGGGCCGTCCGGGCGAGGGCATCTCCAGCGGGACCGGGCGGGTGTTGAGCGTGCACGCGAAGCCGGGGCGGGTGAAGAGCAGCACCCCCTCGGGCGCGGGCAGCCACTGCATCCCGGACTCCGAGGCATCGGCCCCGGCTGCGGCCCCTGCCGCCTCCGGGAGCCCCGCCTCCGGGAGCCCCGCCTCCGGCGCCCCGAGGCCCGGCATCGCGCGGCGCAGTTCCAGGGCGGCGCGGTAGAGCTCCAGGGTGGAGTGGGGGTCGCCGGTCTGCGCGGCGACGCTGAGCCCGCCCCAGCCGGCCGGCTGCGGGAGCCAGCTCCCGGCGGGCCCGAAATCGTAGGGGGGCTCCTCCCCGGACCACGGGATCGGTACCCGGCAGCCGTCGCGCAGCCCGTCCTGCCCGGCGCCGCGGGCGAAGGCCGGGTCCCGGCGGGCGTCGTCCGGGAGGTCGAGCACCTCGGGGAGGCCGAGCTCCTCGCCCTGGTAGACGTACGCCGATCCGGGCAGGGCCAGCATCAGCAGCGCGGCCGCCCGCGCCCGCGCCAGGCTGCCGTAGCGGGTGCGGTGCCGTACGACGTCGTGGTTGGACAGCACCCAGGTCGTCGGGGCGCCGACCGAGGCGGTGGCGGCGAGGGACTCGTCGATGACGGTGCGCAGCGCGGTCGTGTCCCACGGACAGTTCAGGAACCGGAAGTTGAAGGCCTGGTGCAGTTCGTCGGGGCGGACGTAGAGCGCGAGCCGCTCGGAGGTGGGCGCCCAGGCCTCGGCGACGCCGATGCGCGGGACCTCGTAGGAGTCGAGCAGCCGCCGCCAGGAGCGGTGGATGGCGTGGACGCCGTCCTGGTCGAAGAAGGGGAGCGGCTCGATGCCGATGAGGGTGGCCTGCGCGCCGCGGCCGATGTCCGGCAGGCCCGGGGCCTTGACCATGCCGTGGGCCACGTCCACCCGGAACCCGTCGACGCCGAGGTCGAGCCAGAACCGCAGGACGGCGGAGAACTCCTCGGCGACCTCCGGGTTCTCCCAGTTCAGGTCGGGCTGCTCGGGGGCGAAGAGGTGCAGGTACCAGGCGCCGTCCGGGGTCCGGCTCCAGGCGGGCCCGCCGAAGACCGACTCCCAGTCGTTGGGCGGGAGCTCCCCGCAGGGCCCCCGGCCGGGATGGAAGTGGTAGCGGTCGCGGGCCCCCGGCTCCCCGGCCAGCGCCGCCCGGAACCAGGCGTGCTGCTCGGAGGTGTGGTTCGGGACCACGTCCACGATCACCCGCAGCCCCAGCGCGTGCGCGGCGCGGATCAGGTCGTCGGCGTCGGAGAGGTCGCCGAAGAGCGGGTCGACGGCCCGGTAGTCGGCGACGTCGTAGCCGCCGTCCGCCTGGGGGGAGACGTAGAAGGGGGTCAGCCACACCGCGTCGACCCCGAGCCGGGCCAGGTGGGGCAGGCGCTCGCGGACCCCGCGCAGGTCCCCGATCCCGTCGCCGTCGCTGTCCGCGAAGGAGCGGACGTACACCTGGTAGATGACGGCATCGCGCCACCAGCCGCCGCTCGCGGTGGCGTTGCTGGAAGCGCTTGCAAGCCTGGAGGCGGTCAACTCGTGGGTCATATCGGGTCAACGCGTGTACGCACCCCCTGGTTGCGGGCCCGGACAGTCGAAGAGGGTTCGAACTAACAGCAAGCTGCGGCAACCGTACGGACACACGGATGTAACGATCACCCCTTCTTGCAGAAAGTTCCCGCAAGGTCTTTCGGTCGGCTTTCAGGCTTGTTACGTTCTCGGCAACTCGGAACCGCGAGGCGCGGCCGGGATCATCGAAGGAGTTCATATGCGGCGTGGCATAGCGGCCACCGCGCTGGTCGCGGCTCTGGCGCTCGCGGCGACGGCTTGCGGCGGTGACACCAAGGACGGCAGCGACGGCGCCAAGGCCGACGGGGAGCTCTCCGGCACGGTCACGTGGTGGGACACCTCGAACGACGCCGAGAAGGCGTCCTTCCAGAAGATCGCCGAGGCGTTCACCGCCAAGCACCCCAAGGTGACCGTCAAGTACGTCAACGTCCCGTACGGCGACGCGCAGAACAAGGTCAAGAACGCCTTCAGCAGCGGCTCCGAGGCCCCCGACGTGATCCGCGCCGACGTGGGCTGGGTCGCCGACTTCGCCTCCCTCGGCTACCTCGCCGAGGTTCCGGCCGAGACGGCCAAGAAGATCGACACCGAGTTCCTGCCCCAGGCCGCGGCCAGCGGCAAGTACGAGGGCAAGACCTACGGCGTCCCGCAGGTCATCGACACCATGGGCCTCTTCTACAACAAGAAGATGCTCGCCGACGCCGGCGTCGAGCCCCCCAAGACGCTGGAAGAGGTGAAGACCGCCGCCGCGGCCATCAAGGCCAAGACCGGCAAGGCCGGCCTCTACCTGCGCGGCGACGACTCCTACTGGTTCCTCCCCCTCATCTACGGAGAGGGCGGCGACCTCGTCGACGCGAAGACCAAGACGGTCACCGTCGACAACGCCGCGGGCGTCAAGGCCTTCAAGGCCGCCCGCGACCTGGTCACCTCCGGTGCGGCGATCACCAACGCCACCGACGGCTGGACCAACATGCAGACCGCCTTCAAGACGGGCGAGGCCGCGATGATGATCAACGGCCCCTGGGCCGTGGCCGACACCTACGCGGGCGACCAGTTCAAGGACAAGGCCAACCTCGGCATCGCCGCCGTCCCGGCCGGCTCCGTCAAGGCGGGCGCCCCGCAGGGCGGCCACGACCTCGCCGTGTACGCGGGCTCCAAGAACATCGCCGCCGCGAACGCCTTCGTCGACTACATGACCTCGCAGGAGGTGCAGGTCCAGTCCGCGAAGGAGCTGAGCCTGCTCCCGACCCGGACGGCCGCCTACGAGCAGCCCGACGTCAAGTCCAGCGAGATGGTGCAGTTCTTCAAGCCGGCCGTGGACAAGGCCGTCGAGCGCGCCTGGATCCCGGAGAACGGATCCCTCTTCGAGCCGCTCAAGGTCGAATACACCAAGGCGATCACCGGGGCATCGAGCCCGGAGGACGCGGCCAAGGCCGCCGGCGCCGAATTCCGCAAGATCCTCAAGGGCTGGAAGTAACGAACCATGGCTGCTCACACCAGCCAGTCGGTGGCGAAGGCCGCGGGCAGCGAGACCGGTCCTGATGCCGGTCCCGCCGCCCGCGGCCGGAGCCGCAGGACTGACAGCAGGACTGACGGCAGGACGGGACGCGGCGCCGGCGGGAGCAACCGCCCGGGGCTGAAGCGGGCCCTCGCCACCCACTGGTACGCCTGGGCCATGATCACCCCCGTGGTGCTCGTGCTCGGCGTGATCATCGGCTGGCCGCTCGTCCGCGGCGTCTACCTCTCGCTGACCGACGCCACCGAGCGCAACGTCAGCCGGACCATCGGCGTCAACCACATCGAGGCGACGTACCAGTTCGTCGGACTCGACAACTACGCCGACGTCCTCGCCGACCCGGTGTTCCTGCAGCGGCTGGTGTGGACGGTCCTGTGGACCGTCGCCTGCGTGTCGGTCACCTTCGCGCTCGGCCTGGGCCTCGCCACCGTGCTCAACCGCGAGTTCAAGGGACGCGCCGCCTACCGGATGGCGCTCATCCTGCCCTGGGCCGTCCCCGGATTCGTCTCCGTCTTCGCCTGGCGGTTCCTCTTCAACCGCGACAACGGCATCCTCAACAAGATCCTCGAAGGCGGCGGCATCTCCGCCGTCCCGTGGCTCGACGACCCGACCTGGGCCAAGATCGCGGTCATCGCCGTCAACGTCTGGCTCGGCGTCCCCTTCATGATGGTCGCCCTGCTCGGCGGCATGCAGTCCATCCCCGGCGAGCTCTACGAAGCGGCCGAGATGGACGGGGCGAGCCCCTGGCAGCGGTTCCGCCACATCACCCTGCCGGGACTGCGCACGGTCAGCATGACCGTGATCCTGCTCTCCACCATCTGGACCTTCAACATGTTCCCGGTGATCTTCCTGCTCACCCGGGGCGGCCCAGGCGACTCCACCGAGATCCTGGTGACCCAGGCGTTCCGCGAGGCGTTCGTGACCAGCCCGCGCGACTTCGCGGTCTCGGCGACCTGGGGCGTACTGATCCTCCTGCTGCTCACGATGTTCGCGCTGGTCTACCGGCGGTCGCTGCGCAAGCAGGGAGAGGTGTGGTGACCGTGACGACCAACTCCGAGACGGGACCTGTCGGCCGGCCGCGAGGCAAGCGCTCCCCGCTCGCCTCCGCCGGACTGCACGCCACCCTGGCCGTCGCCGCCGTGATCGCCGTCTTCCCGGTGCTGTGGATCCTGCTGACCTCGCTCAAGCCCGCGAAGCACGCCATCTCCACGGACTTCGTCAAGGAACCCACCCTCGACAACTACCGCTACCTGGTGGAGTCGACCTCCTTCCTCACCTGGTTCGGCAACTCCGTCCTGGTCGCCGGCATCACCACCGTCCTCGGGGTGTTCATCGCCGCCACCACCGGATACGCCGTCAGCCGCTTCAAGTTCCCCGGAATGAAGCCGCTGATGTGGACCCTGCTCATCACGCAGATGTTCCCGATGGCCATCCTCATCGTCCCGCTCTACAACCTCATGGGCGACCTGGGGCTGCTGAACCAGCCGCTCGGCCTGGTGATCACGTACCTCACCATCGCCGTGCCGTTCTGCGCCTGGATGATGAAGGGCTTCTTCGACACCATCCCGGTCGAGATCGACGAATCCGGCCGCGTCGACGGGCTCAACCCCTTCGGCACCTTCTGGCGCCTCATCCTGCCGCTGGCCAAGCCCGGCCTCGCCGTCACCGGCTTCTACGCCTTCATCACCGCATGGGGCGAGGTCGCGTACGCCTCCGCCTTCATGGTCGGCGACGAGCACCTGACGCTGGCCGGCGGACTGCAGACCTTCGTCACGCAGTACACCTCCAACTGGGGTGCGATGAGCGCGGCCTCCATCCTCATCGCCATCCCCGCGGCGTTCTTCTTCCTCTTCGCCCAGCGTCACCTCGTCGCCGGGATGACGGCAGGCGCGACCAAGGGCTGACCAGCCCCGCGCGCACGGGCTGACCACCCGATGCCTGCCCCCTCTCACCCCCGGCCCGATCTCCCCAAGGACGACATGACCCAGCACCTCGCCGCCGAAACCTCGTTGGACGGCCTCCCCACCTCCACCGGCACCCTGCCCGGCTGGTGGAGAGAAGCGGTGATCTACCAGGTCTATCCGCGCAGCTTCGCCGACTCCAACGGGGACGGCATGGGGGACCTCGAAGGCATCCGCAGCCGACTGCCGTACCTGAAGGAACTCGGCGTCGACGCCGTATGGCTCAGCCCCTTCTACGCCTCCCCGCAGGCCGACGCCGGCTACGACGTCGCCGACTACCGGGCCATCGACCCCATGTTCGGCACCCTCCACGACGCCGACGCCGTGATCCGCGAGGCGCACGGGCTGGGCCTGCGGATCATCGTGGACCTGGTCCCCAACCACTGCTCCGACCAGCACGAATGGTTCAAGCAGGCACTGCGCGAAGGGCCGGGTACGCCGCTGCGCGAACGGTTCCACTTCCGCCCGGGCCGGGGGGCGGACGGAACGGAGCCCCCGAACGACTGGGAGTCCATCTTCGGCGGACCCGCCTGGACCCGGGTCGCCGACGGGGAGTGGTACCTGCACCTCTTCGCACCCGAGCAGCCCGACTTCAACTGGGAACACCCGGCCGTCCAGGACGAGTTCCGCTCGATCCTGCGGTTCTGGCTCGACCTCGGCGCCGACGGCTTCCGCATCGACGTGGCCCACGGCCTGGTCAAGGCGCCCGGCCTGCCCGATCTGGGGCGGGGCGAGCAGCTGAAGCTGCTGGGCAACCAGGTGCTCCCCTTCTTCGACCAGGACGGCGTCCACGAGATCTACCGCTCCTGGCGGAAGGTGCTGGACGAGTACGCCGGCGACCGGATCGGCGTGGCCGAGGCCTGGACGCCGAGCGCCGACCGGACGGCCATGTACCTGCGGCCCGACGAGCTCCACCAGGCCTTCAACTTCCACTACCTGAACACCGGATGGGACGCGCAGGCGCTGCGCGCCACCATCGACGAGTCCCTGGACGCGATGCGCCCGGTGGGCGCGCCGACCACGTGGGTGCTGTCGAACCACGACGTGGTGCGCCATGTGACGCGGTACGGGGGTGGGGAGCAGGGTCTGGCCCGGGCGCGGGCGGCCGCGCTGCTGATGCTGGCCCTGCCCGGATCGGCGTACGTCTACCAGGGCGAGGAGCTCGGCCTCCCCGAGGTGCTCGACCTCCCGGACGACGCCCGCCAGGACCCGGCCTTCGCCCGCGGCGCCGGGCAGGACGGGCTGCGCGACGGCTGCCGCGTACCGATCCCGTGGTCGGGCACCGAGGCCCCGTACGGCTTCGGCGAAGGCGGCAGCTGGCTGCCGCAGCCGGCCGAGTGGGCGGGCCTGAGCGTGGCCGCGCAGACCGGCGACCCGGCCTCCACCCTGGAGCTCTACCGCGCCGCGCTGCACCTGCGCCGCTCGCACCCGGAGCTGGGCGCCGGCGACGGGGTCCAGTGGCTGGAGGCCCCGGCGGGCGTCCTGGCCTTCCGCCGGGGGGACTTCACCTGCACGGTCAACACCACGGCCGAGCCGGTACGGATGCCCGCGCCGGGCACGGCGCTGCTGGCGAGCGGGCCCCTGCCCGACCCGTCCGTACTCCCGGCCGACACGGCGGTGTGGTGGCGGGGATGACCTCCCCGCTGCGGCTGACGGACATCGCCGCGCAGGCCGCGGTCAGCGAGGCGACCGTCAGCCGCGTGCTCAACGGCAAGGCGGGCGTGGCGTCCGGCACCCGGCACAAGGTGCTGGCCGCCATGGACCTGCTGGGCTACGAACGCCCGGTCCGGCTGCGCCGGCGCAGCAACGGCCTGGTGGGGCTCCTCACCCCGGAGCTGACCAACCCCATCTTCCCGGCGTTCGCCCAGGTCATCGAGCAGACGCTGGCGGGGCACGGGTACACGCCCGTGCTGTGCACGCAGACCCCGGGCGGGGCCACCGAGGACGAGCTGGTGGAGCAGCTGGAGGAGCGCGGGGTGACGGGGATCGTGTTCCTGTCAGGGCTCCACGCGGACTCCTCGGCCGACCCCTCGCGCTACCAGCGGCTGGCGGCGCGGGGGGTCCCGTTCGTGCTGATCAACGGCTTCAACGAACAGGTCCAGGCCCCCTTCATCTCCCCGGACGACCGCGCGGCGGCGGAGATGGCGGTCCGCCACCTGGAGGACCTGGGCCACCGCAGGATCGGCCTGGCCATCGGCCCGACGCGCTACGTCCCGTCGGCGAGGAAGGAAGCCGGGTTCTCCGCCGCCCTCCCGGCGGCGGCGGCCGAAGGCCTGATCCAGCGCACCCTGTTCACGGTCGAGGGCGGCCACGCGGCGGGCGGAGCCCTGCTGGACCGCGGCTGCACGGGCATCGTCTGCGGCAGCGACCCGATGGCCCTGGGCGTCATACGGGCGGCCCGCGAACGCGGCCTGCGCGTCCCGGAGGACATCTCGGTGGTCGGCTTCGACGACTCCCCGCTGATCGCCTTCACGGACCCCCCACTGACCACGGTCCGCCAACCGGTCCGAGCCATGGCCACAGCAGCGGTGGGCGCCCTCCTGGAGGCAGTGGCCGGCACCCCGGTCCAACGCACGGAGTACGTCTTCCAACCGGAACTGGTGGTCCGAGGCTCGACGGGGCAGGGCCCTGGGGGGTAGGGCCTGGGGGGTAGGGGATCTTCCCCTACCCCCTTCACCCCTTCCCTGCTCTCCCTCTCCCTTGGGCTGCGGGTTGGTGCTTGGCTTCGTGGGGTTCCGGGGGGAGGAGCGGCCTGGTTTGGCATGCCTGTGCCCTCTCTGGTCGGTGGCCGTCTGGATACGGGCCCGGCAGGGCCGTGACCTCAGTCGGTACGGACGTGCGGGGCGGTCAGAGCATCCAGGGCCGGGCGTCTGGACACCCTTCCCGTGACCGTCGACCGCCACCCCGAGCGAGAGGTGGACGAGAAGGACCTCAGGGTCGGTGGGCGCGACAGATCGCTACGTACCCTCGCTCGGCTTGGCGGCTGCCAGCCGTGGACGCACCCGCCGCGTCGCCAGTCCGGGAGAGCCCGCCGCCTAGTCTGCGGGGATGAGCCATCCGATTGAACTCGTCATATTCGACTGCGACGGCGTATTGGTCGACAGCGAGCGCATAGCCGTGCGCTTGGATGCCCTCGTCCTGGCCGAACTGGGGTGGAACCTCACCGAAGCTGAGATCGTCGACCGGTTCATGGCCGCTCGAGCCAGTCCATGACGAAAGAGATAGAGGCCCACCTCGGGCGCAGCCTGCCGGCCGACTGGGAGGAGGAGTTCAGGCCTCTCTACCGTGAGGCCTTGG is a window encoding:
- a CDS encoding glycoside hydrolase family 13 protein translates to MTQHLAAETSLDGLPTSTGTLPGWWREAVIYQVYPRSFADSNGDGMGDLEGIRSRLPYLKELGVDAVWLSPFYASPQADAGYDVADYRAIDPMFGTLHDADAVIREAHGLGLRIIVDLVPNHCSDQHEWFKQALREGPGTPLRERFHFRPGRGADGTEPPNDWESIFGGPAWTRVADGEWYLHLFAPEQPDFNWEHPAVQDEFRSILRFWLDLGADGFRIDVAHGLVKAPGLPDLGRGEQLKLLGNQVLPFFDQDGVHEIYRSWRKVLDEYAGDRIGVAEAWTPSADRTAMYLRPDELHQAFNFHYLNTGWDAQALRATIDESLDAMRPVGAPTTWVLSNHDVVRHVTRYGGGEQGLARARAAALLMLALPGSAYVYQGEELGLPEVLDLPDDARQDPAFARGAGQDGLRDGCRVPIPWSGTEAPYGFGEGGSWLPQPAEWAGLSVAAQTGDPASTLELYRAALHLRRSHPELGAGDGVQWLEAPAGVLAFRRGDFTCTVNTTAEPVRMPAPGTALLASGPLPDPSVLPADTAVWWRG
- a CDS encoding LacI family DNA-binding transcriptional regulator, whose amino-acid sequence is MTARLADIAAQAGVSEATVSRVLNGKPGVAAGTRESVLAALDVLGYERPVRLRQRSAGLVGLITPELDNPIFPALAQVIGQALTRQGYTPVLATQTPGGSTEDELVEMLVERGVSGIIFVSGLHADTTADMGRYDQLRGQGVPYVLINGFSDKVQAPFVSPDDRAAMQLAVTHLTALGHTRIGLAVGPKRFVPVVRKIEGFRLGMKERLGLGEDEIEELIQHSLYTLEGGQAAAAALIARGCTAVVCASDMMALGAIRAARQQGLKVPQDVSVVGFDDSPLIAFTDPPLTTIRQPVQAMGQAAVRTLLEEIGGTPAPHSEFVFLPELVVRGSTASGPQQGRGPARP
- a CDS encoding carbohydrate ABC transporter permease, translated to MAAHTSQSVAKAAGSETGPDAGPAARGRSRRTDSRTDGRTGRGAGGSNRPGLKRALATHWYAWAMITPVVLVLGVIIGWPLVRGVYLSLTDATERNVSRTIGVNHIEATYQFVGLDNYADVLADPVFLQRLVWTVLWTVACVSVTFALGLGLATVLNREFKGRAAYRMALILPWAVPGFVSVFAWRFLFNRDNGILNKILEGGGISAVPWLDDPTWAKIAVIAVNVWLGVPFMMVALLGGMQSIPGELYEAAEMDGASPWQRFRHITLPGLRTVSMTVILLSTIWTFNMFPVIFLLTRGGPGDSTEILVTQAFREAFVTSPRDFAVSATWGVLILLLLTMFALVYRRSLRKQGEVW
- a CDS encoding extracellular solute-binding protein encodes the protein MRRGIAATALVAALALAATACGGDTKDGSDGAKADGELSGTVTWWDTSNDAEKASFQKIAEAFTAKHPKVTVKYVNVPYGDAQNKVKNAFSSGSEAPDVIRADVGWVADFASLGYLAEVPAETAKKIDTEFLPQAAASGKYEGKTYGVPQVIDTMGLFYNKKMLADAGVEPPKTLEEVKTAAAAIKAKTGKAGLYLRGDDSYWFLPLIYGEGGDLVDAKTKTVTVDNAAGVKAFKAARDLVTSGAAITNATDGWTNMQTAFKTGEAAMMINGPWAVADTYAGDQFKDKANLGIAAVPAGSVKAGAPQGGHDLAVYAGSKNIAAANAFVDYMTSQEVQVQSAKELSLLPTRTAAYEQPDVKSSEMVQFFKPAVDKAVERAWIPENGSLFEPLKVEYTKAITGASSPEDAAKAAGAEFRKILKGWK
- a CDS encoding sugar ABC transporter permease, with protein sequence MTTNSETGPVGRPRGKRSPLASAGLHATLAVAAVIAVFPVLWILLTSLKPAKHAISTDFVKEPTLDNYRYLVESTSFLTWFGNSVLVAGITTVLGVFIAATTGYAVSRFKFPGMKPLMWTLLITQMFPMAILIVPLYNLMGDLGLLNQPLGLVITYLTIAVPFCAWMMKGFFDTIPVEIDESGRVDGLNPFGTFWRLILPLAKPGLAVTGFYAFITAWGEVAYASAFMVGDEHLTLAGGLQTFVTQYTSNWGAMSAASILIAIPAAFFFLFAQRHLVAGMTAGATKG
- a CDS encoding alpha-amylase family glycosyl hydrolase, with product MTHELTASRLASASSNATASGGWWRDAVIYQVYVRSFADSDGDGIGDLRGVRERLPHLARLGVDAVWLTPFYVSPQADGGYDVADYRAVDPLFGDLSDADDLIRAAHALGLRVIVDVVPNHTSEQHAWFRAALAGEPGARDRYHFHPGRGPCGELPPNDWESVFGGPAWSRTPDGAWYLHLFAPEQPDLNWENPEVAEEFSAVLRFWLDLGVDGFRVDVAHGMVKAPGLPDIGRGAQATLIGIEPLPFFDQDGVHAIHRSWRRLLDSYEVPRIGVAEAWAPTSERLALYVRPDELHQAFNFRFLNCPWDTTALRTVIDESLAATASVGAPTTWVLSNHDVVRHRTRYGSLARARAAALLMLALPGSAYVYQGEELGLPEVLDLPDDARRDPAFARGAGQDGLRDGCRVPIPWSGEEPPYDFGPAGSWLPQPAGWGGLSVAAQTGDPHSTLELYRAALELRRAMPGLGAPEAGLPEAGLPEAAGAAAGADASESGMQWLPAPEGVLLFTRPGFACTLNTRPVPLEMPSPGRPVLSSAPVETDGRTVRLPPDSCTWWSL
- a CDS encoding LacI family DNA-binding transcriptional regulator; translated protein: MTSPLRLTDIAAQAAVSEATVSRVLNGKAGVASGTRHKVLAAMDLLGYERPVRLRRRSNGLVGLLTPELTNPIFPAFAQVIEQTLAGHGYTPVLCTQTPGGATEDELVEQLEERGVTGIVFLSGLHADSSADPSRYQRLAARGVPFVLINGFNEQVQAPFISPDDRAAAEMAVRHLEDLGHRRIGLAIGPTRYVPSARKEAGFSAALPAAAAEGLIQRTLFTVEGGHAAGGALLDRGCTGIVCGSDPMALGVIRAARERGLRVPEDISVVGFDDSPLIAFTDPPLTTVRQPVRAMATAAVGALLEAVAGTPVQRTEYVFQPELVVRGSTGQGPGG